A stretch of Microbacterium sp. 4R-513 DNA encodes these proteins:
- a CDS encoding glycoside hydrolase family 3 N-terminal domain-containing protein gives MSDVGLPPVSERVRSLHARMTLDEKLAQLVGYWVDQGDELVAPMAGEMATSTKYEDASAHGIGHLTRVYGTRPVDPVERAAWLWNEQRRLREQTRLGIPAIVHEECLTGLAAWKAATFPTPLAWGASFDPDLVDEMGRLIGDSMRQLGIHQGLAPVLDVIRDPRWGRVDECIAEDPYVVGTIGTAYVRGLQDAGIHATLKHFVGYSTSQAGRNHAPVHAGPRELADVLLPPFEMAVRDGGVRSVMNSYSEIDGVPVAASEELLTDLLRERWGFDGVVVSDYFSVAFLHTMHAVAEDLGEAAALALAAGIDVELPTGDAFAQPLARAVRDGLVDEELIDRAVLRVLAEKEELGLLDETFDEPPAEIDLDTPAHRDVARRLAEESLVLLSNDGLLPLDRQAPTRLALLGPNADSAEALMGCYSFVNHVLAHHPEVPLGLELPSLADALRVEFADAAIDVVAGCDVTGHDASGIPDAVVAAREADVAVVVVGDRAGLFGRGTVGEGNDVDDLELPGIQRRLVEEVVATGVPTIVVVLSGRPYAIGWAISGPATPSAVVQAFFPGEEGGPAIAALLSGRAAPSGRLPVSLPRSAGAQPYTYLHPILGGPSEVTSADSTPALPFGYGLTYTTFEHSRLTAPEESATNAEFTVSVDVVNTGGRAGVDVVQLYARDLYASVTRPVAQLVGYARVPLEAGQRAVVEFQVPSARLAFADRRGVRIVEPGDVQLWVGGSCEEQETSASMRLTGPVHEVTAADGRTVSVDVTAPVDA, from the coding sequence ATGAGCGACGTCGGTCTCCCACCCGTCTCGGAGCGGGTGCGGTCTCTTCACGCGCGCATGACTCTCGACGAGAAGCTCGCGCAGCTCGTCGGCTACTGGGTCGACCAGGGCGACGAGCTCGTGGCGCCGATGGCGGGCGAGATGGCGACTTCGACGAAGTACGAGGATGCCTCGGCCCACGGCATCGGCCACCTCACGCGGGTCTACGGCACGAGGCCGGTCGACCCCGTCGAGCGGGCGGCCTGGCTCTGGAACGAGCAGCGGCGACTGCGCGAGCAGACCCGTCTGGGCATCCCGGCCATCGTCCACGAGGAATGCCTCACGGGGCTCGCGGCGTGGAAGGCCGCGACCTTCCCGACTCCCCTGGCGTGGGGGGCCTCGTTCGACCCCGACCTCGTCGACGAGATGGGTCGCCTCATCGGCGACTCGATGCGGCAGCTCGGCATCCATCAGGGGCTCGCTCCCGTGCTCGACGTCATCCGTGATCCCCGCTGGGGCCGCGTCGACGAGTGCATCGCCGAGGATCCCTACGTCGTGGGCACGATCGGCACGGCGTACGTGCGGGGACTGCAGGATGCCGGCATCCACGCCACGCTGAAGCACTTCGTTGGGTACTCGACGTCGCAGGCCGGACGCAACCACGCTCCCGTCCACGCAGGACCCCGCGAACTCGCCGACGTGCTCCTCCCGCCCTTCGAGATGGCAGTGCGGGACGGCGGCGTGCGGTCGGTCATGAACTCGTACTCCGAGATCGACGGCGTGCCCGTCGCCGCGTCGGAGGAGCTCCTCACCGATCTCCTGCGCGAGCGGTGGGGCTTCGACGGAGTCGTGGTGTCGGACTACTTCTCGGTGGCCTTCCTTCACACGATGCACGCGGTCGCCGAGGATCTCGGTGAAGCCGCCGCGCTCGCCCTCGCCGCAGGGATCGACGTCGAGCTGCCGACAGGCGACGCCTTCGCGCAGCCGCTCGCCCGCGCGGTGCGGGACGGGCTTGTCGACGAGGAGCTCATCGACCGCGCGGTCCTCCGCGTGCTGGCCGAGAAGGAGGAGCTGGGGCTGCTCGACGAGACCTTCGACGAGCCGCCCGCCGAGATCGACCTGGACACCCCGGCGCACCGTGACGTCGCACGTCGTCTCGCGGAGGAGTCGCTCGTGCTGCTCTCGAACGACGGACTGCTCCCGCTCGATCGGCAGGCGCCGACTCGCCTCGCGCTCCTCGGCCCGAACGCCGACTCGGCAGAGGCCCTGATGGGCTGCTATTCGTTCGTCAACCACGTCCTGGCGCACCACCCCGAGGTGCCGCTCGGACTGGAGCTGCCCAGCCTGGCCGACGCGCTCCGGGTCGAGTTCGCCGATGCCGCGATCGACGTCGTCGCCGGCTGCGATGTGACCGGCCACGACGCGAGCGGCATCCCGGATGCCGTCGTGGCGGCGCGAGAAGCGGATGTCGCGGTCGTCGTCGTCGGCGACCGCGCGGGCCTCTTCGGCCGCGGCACGGTCGGCGAGGGCAACGATGTCGACGACCTCGAGCTGCCCGGCATCCAGCGCCGGCTCGTCGAGGAGGTCGTCGCCACCGGCGTCCCGACGATCGTCGTCGTGCTCTCCGGCCGCCCCTACGCGATCGGCTGGGCGATCAGCGGCCCGGCCACGCCGTCCGCCGTCGTGCAGGCCTTCTTCCCCGGCGAGGAGGGCGGGCCCGCCATCGCGGCCCTCCTGTCAGGCCGCGCGGCGCCGTCCGGTCGACTGCCCGTCTCGCTCCCGCGCTCGGCGGGCGCGCAGCCGTACACGTACCTGCACCCGATCCTGGGCGGCCCGTCCGAGGTGACGAGCGCCGACAGCACGCCCGCACTGCCATTCGGTTACGGCCTCACCTACACGACGTTCGAGCACTCCCGCCTGACGGCTCCCGAGGAGTCCGCGACGAACGCAGAATTCACCGTGAGCGTCGACGTCGTCAACACCGGCGGACGAGCCGGCGTCGACGTGGTGCAGCTCTACGCACGCGACCTCTACGCGAGCGTGACGCGTCCCGTGGCGCAGCTCGTGGGCTACGCACGAGTGCCGCTCGAAGCGGGTCAGCGCGCCGTCGTCGAGTTCCAGGTGCCCTCCGCCCGGCTCGCGTTCGCGGATCGACGCGGGGTGCGGATCGTCGAGCCGGGAGACGTGCAGCTGTGGGTGGGCGGCTCGTGCGAGGAGCAGGAGACTTCCGCGTCGATGCGCCTCACGGGGCCGGTCCACGAGGTGACGGCCGCTGACGGGCGAACTGTGTCGGTGGACGTGACGGCGCCGGTGGATGCCTGA
- a CDS encoding SLC13 family permease, with protein sequence MDPVVATLAILVLAVVAFVSNRVPLEIVALGVSLALFFTGVLTLPEALAGFGDPTILFIAGLFVVSEALDATGITAWAGQKVIARAGTGRRRLILVIGLLVAVVSALISVNGAVAALLPLVVVVAARAGIAPSQLLLPLAFAASAGSMLLLTGTPVNIIVSEIAAESGGRPFGYFEFALAGIPLVAGTVIYLTVFAHRLLPDRTPAEMPLDLARHARLLRQQYSLSLETSTLLGPTNGVTEIVVAPRSPLIGKKIYPGMATPSGDLVVLAARRGDEVLKGDATVQAGDALLMQGRWDDLARQADGTGVLAVHPPQQLRRGVPLGKGARRTMVVVAVMVLLLATGVVPPAVAALLAACALVLLRVVKPAQAYRSISWTTIVLIAGMIPLSTAFSKTGAADLVANGLLGAIGGAGPTVALLVLCVLTLVLGQLISNSATVLILAPIAVSVAATMGVSVQPFLMALAVVAAAAFLTPVATPANLMVMEPAGYRFGDYWKLGLPLGIFFLLMGVFYVPLIWPF encoded by the coding sequence GTGGACCCCGTCGTCGCGACTCTCGCCATCCTCGTGCTCGCGGTCGTCGCATTCGTCAGCAATCGAGTGCCGCTGGAGATCGTCGCGCTCGGGGTCTCGCTCGCCCTCTTCTTCACCGGCGTGCTGACGCTTCCGGAGGCGCTCGCAGGGTTCGGCGATCCGACGATCCTCTTCATCGCGGGACTGTTCGTCGTGAGCGAGGCGCTCGACGCGACGGGGATCACGGCATGGGCGGGGCAGAAGGTGATCGCGCGTGCCGGCACGGGGCGGCGCCGACTGATCCTCGTCATCGGGCTGCTGGTCGCTGTCGTCTCGGCGCTCATCAGTGTGAACGGCGCGGTCGCCGCGCTGCTGCCGCTCGTGGTCGTGGTGGCGGCGCGGGCCGGCATCGCGCCGTCGCAGCTGCTGCTCCCGCTGGCCTTCGCGGCGAGCGCGGGCTCGATGCTGCTGCTCACGGGGACGCCCGTCAACATCATCGTCTCGGAGATCGCCGCGGAGAGCGGCGGGCGGCCCTTCGGCTACTTCGAGTTCGCGCTCGCGGGGATTCCGCTCGTCGCGGGCACCGTGATCTACCTCACGGTCTTCGCGCACCGGCTCCTGCCCGACCGCACGCCCGCCGAGATGCCGCTCGACCTCGCACGCCACGCGCGGCTGCTCCGGCAGCAGTACTCGCTGAGCCTCGAGACGTCGACGCTGCTCGGGCCGACCAACGGGGTCACCGAGATCGTCGTCGCTCCGCGCTCACCCCTCATCGGGAAGAAGATCTACCCGGGCATGGCGACCCCGTCCGGCGACCTCGTCGTGCTCGCGGCGCGCCGTGGCGACGAGGTCCTCAAGGGCGATGCCACCGTCCAGGCCGGTGACGCGCTGCTCATGCAGGGACGCTGGGACGACCTCGCGCGGCAGGCCGACGGTACGGGGGTGCTCGCGGTTCATCCGCCGCAGCAGCTGCGCCGCGGCGTGCCCCTCGGCAAGGGCGCCCGTCGCACGATGGTCGTCGTCGCGGTGATGGTGCTCCTGCTCGCGACGGGAGTCGTGCCGCCCGCGGTCGCCGCCCTCCTCGCCGCGTGCGCGCTCGTGCTGCTGCGCGTCGTGAAGCCGGCGCAGGCGTACCGCTCGATCTCGTGGACGACGATCGTCCTCATCGCCGGCATGATCCCGCTGTCCACCGCCTTCTCGAAGACCGGCGCCGCCGACCTCGTCGCGAACGGGCTGCTCGGCGCGATCGGCGGTGCCGGCCCGACCGTCGCCCTCCTCGTCCTGTGCGTGCTGACGCTCGTGCTCGGTCAGCTCATCAGCAACTCCGCGACCGTGCTCATCCTCGCCCCGATCGCCGTGTCGGTGGCGGCGACGATGGGCGTCTCGGTGCAGCCGTTCCTCATGGCGCTCGCGGTCGTCGCGGCCGCGGCATTCCTCACGCCGGTCGCGACTCCCGCGAACCTCATGGTCATGGAGCCCGCGGGCTACCGCTTCGGCGACTACTGGAAGCTCGGGTTGCCCCTCGGCATCTTCTTCCTGCTGATGGGCGTCTTCTACGTGCCCCTTATCTGGCCCTTCTGA
- a CDS encoding sugar ABC transporter permease, producing the protein MQTSETPKTDDRPETDLAQRSGGGGTPPPSASRRRRPRGIGWKGRLEIAILAGPAMLFFVGFVIFPVIMAAYYGFFNWHGYGPATDFIGLKNYVTILTDPDFQEALGHNAFIVVTSIVIQGPIALLLALLLNRKMRGQSVIRVLIFVPYVIAEVVVGTGFSLLLATNGGLNGVLEKWGLNGLVHDWLSDPSIAIWTLVAILTWKYVGFAVILFLAGLQGIPDELYEAAAIDGATYWQIQRRITIPLLGPTLRIWAFLSIIGALQLFDLVYIIWGQYVAPVAGTSTMATYMVANGRNAGNFGYGNAVAVVIFVISLVVALIYQRFVLRRDTAGALTERNEE; encoded by the coding sequence ATGCAGACAAGCGAGACACCGAAGACGGACGATCGCCCGGAGACGGATCTCGCGCAGCGTTCCGGGGGCGGCGGCACACCGCCGCCCTCGGCATCGCGGCGCCGCCGACCTCGAGGAATCGGGTGGAAGGGCCGTCTGGAGATCGCGATCCTCGCTGGGCCGGCGATGCTCTTCTTCGTCGGATTCGTGATCTTCCCCGTGATCATGGCGGCGTACTACGGCTTCTTCAACTGGCACGGGTACGGTCCGGCGACGGACTTCATCGGCCTGAAGAACTACGTCACGATCCTGACCGACCCCGACTTCCAGGAAGCGCTCGGTCACAACGCGTTCATCGTCGTCACGTCGATCGTCATCCAGGGGCCGATCGCGCTGCTCCTGGCGCTCCTGCTCAACCGCAAGATGCGGGGCCAGTCGGTCATCCGCGTGCTCATCTTCGTGCCCTACGTGATCGCAGAGGTCGTCGTCGGCACGGGATTCAGCCTGCTGCTGGCGACCAACGGCGGCCTCAACGGCGTGCTCGAGAAGTGGGGCCTGAACGGGCTCGTCCATGACTGGCTCTCCGATCCCAGCATCGCCATCTGGACGCTCGTCGCGATCCTCACGTGGAAGTACGTCGGATTCGCCGTCATCCTCTTCCTCGCCGGCCTTCAGGGCATTCCCGACGAGCTCTACGAGGCGGCCGCCATCGACGGCGCCACCTACTGGCAGATCCAGCGCCGCATCACAATTCCGCTGCTCGGACCCACCCTGCGCATCTGGGCATTCCTGTCGATCATCGGCGCCCTGCAGCTGTTCGATCTCGTCTACATCATCTGGGGTCAGTACGTCGCTCCCGTGGCGGGCACCTCGACGATGGCGACCTACATGGTCGCAAACGGCCGCAACGCGGGCAACTTCGGCTACGGCAACGCCGTCGCCGTCGTGATCTTCGTCATCTCGCTCGTCGTCGCCCTCATCTACCAGCGCTTCGTGCTGCGCCGCGACACCGCCGGCGCACTCACCGAAAGGAACGAAGAATGA
- a CDS encoding extracellular solute-binding protein — protein sequence MKANRILAGSAALVVGALALAGCSAGGSGESSDGNVEMTLWQNSTTGPGQQFWKDAIAAFEKENPNVKIKMQSVQNEDMDGKLQTSLNAGDPPDIFLQRGGGKMAAMVQAGQLKDLTGKIEGEAKENISEGSFKAETYQDKLWAMPLSVLPGGIFYSQDLYDAAGITENPKTIDDLVAANDKLKATGVAPLALGAKDAWPAAHWFYWFALRECAPKTMEETGDSKDFSDPCWLKAAQDLEDFAKTEPFNDGFLTTSAQQGAGSSAGLVANHQAGGELMGAWDPGVIASLTPDQKPLPDLAWYPFPEVSGGKGEPGAIMGGVDGYSCSAQAPDECVDFLNFVASDDQQTAYYKAFNSPPVNSAAQAAVEEPYLKQILEAYNQAPFVSQWLDTVLGQNVGNALNVAVVSMLAGQSTPQQMIDEANKAGAKG from the coding sequence ATGAAGGCGAACAGGATCCTCGCAGGATCCGCAGCACTCGTCGTCGGCGCACTCGCGCTCGCCGGCTGCAGCGCGGGCGGATCCGGCGAGAGCAGTGACGGCAACGTCGAGATGACGCTGTGGCAGAACTCCACGACGGGACCCGGTCAGCAGTTCTGGAAGGACGCGATCGCCGCGTTCGAGAAGGAGAACCCGAACGTCAAGATCAAGATGCAGTCCGTCCAGAACGAGGACATGGACGGCAAGCTGCAGACGTCGCTCAACGCGGGCGACCCGCCGGACATCTTCCTCCAGCGCGGTGGCGGCAAGATGGCCGCGATGGTGCAGGCGGGTCAGCTGAAGGATCTCACCGGCAAGATCGAGGGCGAGGCCAAGGAGAACATCTCCGAGGGCTCCTTCAAGGCCGAGACCTATCAGGACAAGCTCTGGGCGATGCCCCTTTCGGTGCTGCCCGGCGGCATCTTCTACAGCCAGGACCTCTACGACGCCGCCGGCATCACGGAGAACCCGAAGACGATCGACGACCTCGTCGCCGCCAACGACAAGCTCAAGGCGACCGGCGTGGCCCCGCTCGCGCTCGGAGCGAAGGACGCATGGCCGGCCGCGCACTGGTTCTACTGGTTCGCGCTGCGCGAGTGCGCGCCCAAGACGATGGAGGAGACCGGTGACTCGAAGGACTTCAGCGACCCCTGCTGGCTGAAGGCCGCGCAGGATCTCGAGGACTTCGCCAAGACCGAGCCCTTCAACGACGGCTTCCTCACGACGTCGGCGCAGCAGGGTGCGGGCAGCTCGGCGGGCCTCGTGGCCAACCACCAGGCCGGCGGCGAGCTGATGGGCGCCTGGGACCCGGGCGTGATCGCGTCGCTGACACCTGACCAGAAGCCTCTTCCCGACCTCGCCTGGTACCCCTTCCCCGAGGTCTCGGGCGGCAAGGGCGAGCCCGGCGCGATCATGGGCGGCGTGGACGGCTACTCGTGCTCTGCTCAGGCGCCGGACGAGTGCGTCGACTTCCTCAACTTCGTCGCAAGCGACGATCAGCAGACGGCGTACTACAAGGCCTTCAACTCTCCGCCGGTCAACAGCGCGGCGCAGGCTGCCGTCGAAGAGCCGTACCTCAAGCAGATCCTCGAGGCCTACAACCAGGCACCGTTCGTCTCGCAGTGGCTCGACACCGTGCTGGGCCAGAACGTCGGGAACGCGCTCAACGTGGCGGTCGTCTCGATGCTCGCCGGACAGTCCACGCCCCAGCAGATGATCGACGAGGCCAACAAGGCCGGGGCGAAGGGCTAG
- a CDS encoding carbohydrate ABC transporter permease encodes MRRATPAVWFVALVVIALMLGPVLYIILGGFRTNSQITTDPGGLPDPWVFTNYIDVLTGGVFWQLVLNSTIVGIATTVGVIVLGLMASYVLARYRFKGRGAMYALFAAGLMFPITVAITPLYIVVRDIGLINSLGGVILPQIAFALPTTIIILVPFLRAIPDEIEEAAFIDGCSRLGFFWRMVLPLAVPGVITVGILAFIGSWNSYLLPLFLLNDSANFTLPLGVQQFSSQYSVDTAKVLAFTSLSMIPALAFFSLFERRIVGGLTGAVKG; translated from the coding sequence ATGCGGCGCGCCACCCCCGCGGTGTGGTTCGTCGCCCTCGTCGTGATCGCTCTGATGCTCGGGCCCGTCCTGTACATCATCCTCGGCGGGTTCCGCACGAATTCCCAGATCACGACCGACCCCGGCGGCCTGCCCGATCCGTGGGTCTTCACGAACTACATCGATGTGCTGACCGGCGGAGTCTTCTGGCAGCTCGTGCTCAACTCCACGATCGTTGGCATCGCCACGACGGTCGGGGTCATCGTGCTCGGCCTCATGGCGAGCTACGTCCTCGCGCGCTACCGGTTCAAGGGTCGGGGCGCGATGTACGCCCTGTTCGCGGCGGGGCTCATGTTCCCGATCACGGTCGCGATCACGCCGCTCTACATCGTCGTGCGCGACATCGGGCTGATCAACTCCCTCGGCGGCGTCATCCTTCCCCAGATCGCATTCGCGCTCCCGACGACGATCATCATCCTGGTGCCGTTCCTCCGCGCGATCCCCGACGAGATCGAGGAGGCCGCGTTCATCGACGGCTGCAGCCGGCTCGGCTTCTTCTGGCGGATGGTGCTTCCCCTTGCGGTCCCGGGAGTCATCACGGTCGGCATCCTGGCCTTCATCGGCAGCTGGAACAGCTACCTGCTGCCGCTGTTCCTCCTCAACGACAGCGCCAACTTCACGCTGCCCCTGGGCGTTCAGCAGTTCTCGTCCCAGTACTCGGTCGACACCGCCAAGGTGCTCGCCTTCACGTCTCTCTCGATGATCCCCGCCCTGGCGTTCTTCAGCCTGTTCGAGCGTCGCATCGTCGGCGGTCTGACAGGAGCGGTCAAGGGATGA
- a CDS encoding SDR family NAD(P)-dependent oxidoreductase, translating to MPHTTPLTEDSAIADWLANPAGSAILTDMLAQGGQSPEVFKPIQSLAIKRLVAMSRGAFTQDMLDDLVRRVAQAEPGPADAGAGAEAEADDTPARPQPRAWTERIDIGRFSGRTVIVTGAGSGIGRATASRIAREGGRVIAVDVSQERLDDFVAQHDGSEVVPLTADITDDAGVASIIAAAGDTIDGLANIAGIMDDMTPVGELSDAVWERVLRVNVTGTMKLMRAVIPAMLAQGGGSIVNTASEAALRGSAAGAAYTASKHAVVGLTKSSAFMYGPSGIRVNAVAPGATITNIEASFGSPLGADRVQTAMAVMPAPAEAEALAASITFLLSDDGVNVNGVTLASDGGWSAA from the coding sequence GTGCCCCACACCACCCCCCTCACCGAGGATTCCGCCATCGCGGACTGGCTCGCGAACCCCGCGGGCAGCGCCATCTTGACCGACATGCTCGCCCAGGGCGGCCAGAGTCCCGAGGTCTTCAAGCCCATTCAGAGCCTCGCCATCAAGCGCCTCGTAGCGATGAGCCGCGGCGCCTTCACGCAGGACATGCTCGACGATCTCGTCCGTCGCGTCGCGCAGGCGGAGCCTGGTCCGGCCGACGCGGGGGCCGGGGCCGAGGCCGAGGCCGATGACACCCCCGCGCGCCCGCAGCCCCGCGCATGGACCGAGCGCATCGACATCGGCCGGTTCAGCGGCAGGACCGTCATCGTGACCGGCGCCGGCTCGGGCATCGGCCGTGCGACCGCGTCCCGCATCGCGCGGGAGGGTGGCCGCGTCATCGCCGTAGACGTCAGTCAGGAGCGCCTCGACGACTTCGTCGCGCAGCACGACGGCTCGGAGGTCGTCCCGCTGACGGCCGACATCACCGACGACGCCGGAGTCGCGAGCATCATCGCGGCGGCCGGCGACACGATCGACGGGCTCGCGAACATCGCCGGGATTATGGACGACATGACCCCGGTCGGCGAGCTGAGCGACGCGGTCTGGGAGCGCGTCCTGCGCGTGAACGTGACCGGCACCATGAAGCTCATGCGGGCAGTCATCCCCGCGATGCTCGCGCAGGGCGGGGGCTCGATCGTCAACACGGCGTCGGAGGCGGCGCTCCGCGGCTCGGCGGCCGGTGCCGCGTACACGGCGTCCAAGCACGCGGTCGTGGGCCTCACCAAGTCGAGCGCCTTCATGTACGGACCGAGTGGGATCCGCGTCAACGCCGTGGCCCCGGGCGCGACGATCACGAACATCGAGGCTTCGTTCGGCTCGCCGCTCGGCGCCGACCGCGTGCAGACGGCCATGGCGGTCATGCCCGCACCGGCCGAGGCGGAGGCGCTCGCGGCATCCATCACCTTCCTCCTGAGCGACGACGGCGTGAACGTCAACGGCGTCACTCTCGCCAGCGACGGAGGCTGGTCCGCCGCCTGA
- a CDS encoding ATP-dependent DNA ligase encodes MGRFIYDTMANSVDIDDRTLAHLRIVVMNKLRRSEAFMFDVEIGDGSGRRSFWIHPSVPLQFHFFGSRNPRINRLWIEELMQSASGPSGLQIVPEPEESTGEEG; translated from the coding sequence ATGGGGAGGTTCATTTACGACACGATGGCGAACTCGGTCGACATCGACGACCGGACGCTCGCGCATCTGCGCATCGTGGTGATGAACAAGCTTCGGCGATCCGAGGCATTCATGTTCGACGTCGAGATCGGCGACGGCAGCGGCCGGAGGAGCTTCTGGATCCACCCCTCCGTGCCGCTGCAGTTCCACTTCTTCGGAAGTCGCAATCCGCGGATCAACCGACTCTGGATCGAGGAGCTCATGCAGTCCGCGAGCGGACCCAGCGGACTCCAGATCGTTCCCGAGCCCGAAGAGAGCACGGGCGAAGAGGGCTGA
- a CDS encoding PRC-barrel domain containing protein, with amino-acid sequence MLLSDLLGSRVHEPDGTSLGTVVDVRFRRGPARRSREGELELIALIVSPRSRMSYYGYERGRVSGPAVVAAIIRRMHRGTRIIPWECVASVEDGRVRLGIKAPVIPLDIRVPIEDG; translated from the coding sequence ATGCTCCTGAGTGATCTTCTGGGTTCGCGGGTGCACGAGCCCGACGGCACGTCGCTCGGCACCGTCGTCGACGTGCGGTTCCGGCGCGGGCCCGCGCGCCGCAGCCGTGAGGGCGAGCTCGAGCTCATCGCGCTCATCGTGAGCCCGCGCAGCCGCATGTCGTACTACGGCTACGAGCGCGGACGGGTCAGCGGCCCCGCCGTCGTCGCCGCGATCATCCGGCGGATGCACAGAGGCACGCGCATCATCCCGTGGGAGTGCGTCGCGTCGGTGGAGGATGGCAGGGTGCGGCTCGGCATCAAGGCCCCCGTCATCCCGCTCGACATCCGCGTGCCCATCGAAGACGGCTGA
- a CDS encoding LacI family DNA-binding transcriptional regulator, whose product MRHRPTINDVATAAGVSVSTVSKAVNGRYGVASETVDRVLAVVAELGYESSLIASSMRSRSTGVIGVLVADFEPFSAEIMKGVGQALRDSPYDLLAYSGSHGSAEGWERRSLSRLSGTLIDGAIMVTPTVVNVGTEVPVVAVDPHTGPADLPTVESDSFGGALEATRYLIELGHTRIGFIAGRPDLRSSIARDAGYRRAMADAGLPVHPHLVGTGSYRQDAVRVAALEMLGGVERPTAIFAANDISAIEIVKVAAELGLDVPKHLSIIGFDDVPEASKATPALSTVRQPMQTLGAEAARLLLALMRGETPQATHITLPTRLAPRATTAPPPR is encoded by the coding sequence ATGAGGCACCGGCCGACGATCAACGACGTCGCGACGGCGGCCGGAGTGTCGGTGTCGACCGTGTCGAAAGCCGTCAACGGCCGGTACGGGGTCGCGAGCGAGACGGTCGATCGCGTCCTCGCCGTGGTCGCCGAGCTGGGGTACGAGTCGAGTCTCATCGCGAGCAGCATGCGCTCCCGCTCGACCGGTGTCATCGGGGTGCTCGTGGCCGACTTCGAGCCCTTCAGCGCCGAGATCATGAAGGGCGTCGGCCAGGCGCTGCGCGACTCGCCTTACGACCTGCTCGCGTACTCCGGGTCGCACGGCTCCGCGGAGGGGTGGGAGCGGCGCTCCCTCTCCCGCCTGTCGGGAACGCTCATCGACGGAGCCATCATGGTCACGCCGACCGTCGTGAACGTCGGCACCGAGGTGCCGGTCGTCGCGGTCGACCCGCACACCGGGCCGGCCGACCTCCCGACCGTCGAGTCCGACAGCTTCGGCGGCGCCCTCGAGGCGACGCGGTACCTGATCGAGCTCGGTCACACCAGGATCGGCTTCATCGCCGGCCGCCCCGACCTGCGGTCGTCCATCGCGCGCGACGCCGGCTACCGGCGGGCGATGGCGGACGCCGGCCTCCCGGTGCACCCCCACCTCGTGGGCACGGGAAGCTACCGCCAGGACGCCGTGCGGGTCGCCGCCCTCGAGATGCTCGGAGGGGTGGAGCGTCCGACCGCCATCTTCGCCGCGAACGACATCTCGGCGATCGAGATCGTCAAGGTCGCCGCCGAGCTCGGCCTCGACGTGCCGAAGCACCTCTCGATCATCGGCTTCGACGACGTGCCCGAGGCATCCAAGGCGACTCCCGCCCTCTCGACGGTCCGCCAGCCCATGCAGACCCTCGGCGCCGAGGCCGCGAGACTGCTGCTCGCGCTCATGCGCGGCGAGACGCCCCAGGCGACGCACATCACATTGCCCACGCGCCTCGCGCCGCGGGCCACCACGGCGCCGCCGCCGCGGTGA
- a CDS encoding TetR/AcrR family transcriptional regulator, with translation MPNSAGSPQRSNRGPAAGPENRRALIAAAREVYAEAGLSAPFSQVAKRAGVGQGSLYRHFPDRTALALAVFEENIAELEAFAADAEHTIEDLLDLVADQAVVSTAFIELLSARFEDPRVLQLGTRYRDVVATLVGRQREAAGEASDIDIDDVLVATEMLAFAISRSAPENRTDAAARARRILQNAFRPVASSV, from the coding sequence GTGCCGAACAGTGCGGGATCACCTCAGCGGAGCAATCGTGGACCCGCCGCGGGCCCCGAGAACCGGCGTGCTCTAATCGCCGCCGCCCGTGAGGTGTACGCAGAGGCGGGCCTGAGCGCCCCGTTCAGCCAGGTCGCGAAGCGGGCGGGAGTCGGGCAGGGGAGCCTCTACCGTCACTTCCCCGACCGCACGGCGCTGGCTCTGGCCGTCTTCGAGGAGAACATCGCCGAGCTCGAAGCCTTCGCCGCTGACGCCGAGCACACGATCGAGGACCTCCTCGATCTCGTCGCCGATCAGGCGGTCGTCTCGACGGCGTTCATCGAGCTGCTGTCCGCGCGCTTCGAGGATCCGCGGGTCCTTCAGCTCGGCACGCGATATCGCGACGTCGTGGCGACGCTCGTCGGGCGCCAGCGCGAAGCGGCAGGCGAGGCATCAGATATCGACATCGACGACGTGCTCGTGGCGACCGAGATGCTGGCCTTCGCGATCTCGCGCAGCGCCCCCGAGAACCGGACGGATGCCGCGGCCCGCGCGCGCCGGATTCTGCAGAACGCGTTCCGGCCGGTAGCCTCATCGGTCTGA